In the Larimichthys crocea isolate SSNF chromosome XXI, L_crocea_2.0, whole genome shotgun sequence genome, one interval contains:
- the etfbkmt gene encoding electron transfer flavoprotein beta subunit lysine methyltransferase has product MFARVSPRDCSPCVKLFVRALRQTRRCFSLSCQSDEHIRRFISENTEVVGEQSLTPEVKLRLFTPNCRFWRERPELWPFDEPYWAIYWPGGQALSRYLLDNPAVCRGKRVLDVGSGCGASAIAAKLSGAAHVVANDIDTVAAVATLMNCELNGLEPPVCATDNMIGSQAEGFDLILLGDMFYHEALTTSLHSWLDRCIKTHGTKVLIGDPGRAQFEEHGIRRLLCLLAQFELPESVREENYGLTCSSVWCYHPEL; this is encoded by the exons ATGTTTGCGCGTGTTTCGCCACGTGACTGCTCTCCATGTGTTAAACTGTTTGTCCGCGCTTTAAGACAGACACGCAGATGTTTCTCCCTCAGCTGTCAGTCTGATGAGCACATCAGGAGATTTATCTCCGAGAACACAGAGGTAGTTGGAGAGCAGAGCCTGACCCCAGAGGTCAAACTCAGACTTTTTACTCCAAACTGCAGATTTTGGCGAGAAAGACCAGAGCTTTGGCCTTTTGATGAGCCGTACTGGGCCATATATTGGCCAGGCGGACAGGCACTCTCAAG GTACCTGTTGGATAACCCTGCAGTGTGTCGGGGGAAGAGGGTCCTGGATGTGGGGAGTGGCTGTGGAGCCTCAGCCATCGCTGCAAAACTGAGTGGAGCTGCTCATGTTGTGGCTAATGACATTGACACTG TTGCAGCTGTTGCGACCCTCATGAACTGTGAGCTGAACGGACTCGAGCCGCCCGTCTGTGCCACTGACAACATGATTGGTTCCCAAGCCGAGGGTTTTGACCTGATCCTCCTGGGTGACATGTTCTACCACGAGGCCCTCACCACCAGCCTTCACAGCTGGTTGGACCGCTGCATCAAAACCCACGGCACCAAAGTCCTGATTGGAGATCCTGGTAGAGCCCAGTTCGAGGAGCACGGCATCCGACGACTCCTGTGTCTGCTGGCTCAGTTTGAGCTGCCCGAGTCTGTTAGAGAGGAGAACTATGGTCTGACCTGCAGCAGTGTTTGGTGTTACCATCCTGAACTCTGA